In Leopardus geoffroyi isolate Oge1 chromosome D1, O.geoffroyi_Oge1_pat1.0, whole genome shotgun sequence, a single window of DNA contains:
- the LOC123602726 gene encoding LOW QUALITY PROTEIN: olfactory receptor 1440-like (The sequence of the model RefSeq protein was modified relative to this genomic sequence to represent the inferred CDS: inserted 1 base in 1 codon), giving the protein MAGGRNSTIVIRFILLGFSDYPKIKIALFVVFLGSYLLTVAWNLGLIILIRMDSHLHTPMYFFLSNLSFLDFCYVTSTTPKMLSDFFQKPKSISFLGCTMQYFVFSSLGLTECCLLAAMAYDRYAAICNPLLYTAIMSPTLCVQMMVGACITALFGSLIQLCALLQLNFCGPNVINHFFCDLPQLLVLSCSETSFLKVMKFVIAVIFGVISVSVIMISYGYIIATILKTSSAEGRSKAFNTCTSHLTAVICFFGSGLFVYMHPSTDDALDHDKMASVFYTVVIPMLNPLIYSLRNKEIKDAFKRCKKRXFFPLSQLKVWQASGPGDWKFLDYAFNFIQSY; this is encoded by the exons ATGGCTGGAGGAAGGAACAGTACAATAGTCATCAGATTCATCCTTTTGGGATTCTCAGATTATCCCAAGATCAAGATCGCTCTCTTTGTAGTATTCTTGGGTTCTTACCTCTTGACAGTGGCTTGGAACCTGGGCCTCATCATCCTGATTAGGATGGACTCTCACCTACATacacccatgtacttcttcctcagtAACTTATCTTTCTTGGATTTCTGCTATGTTACCTCCACAACCCCGAAAATGCTCTCAGACTTCTTCCAGAAGCCTAAATCCATCTCCTTTCTGGGATGCACCATGCAGTACTTCGTCTTCTCTAGCCTGGGTCTGACTGAGTGCTGTCTCCTGGCCGCCATGGCTTATGACCGATATGCTGCCATTTGTAATCCTCTACTCTACACCGCCATCATGTCACCCACCCTCTGTGTACAGATGATGGTTGGAGCCTGTATAACTGCTCTCTTTGGTTCATTGATCCAATTGTGTGCTTTACTTCAGCTCAATTTTTGTGGGCCCAATGTTATCAACCACTTCTTCTGTGACCTGCCTCAATTATTAGTCCTATCCTGCTCTGAAACCTCTTTCCTAAAAGTCATGAAGTTTGTGATAGCAGTGATTTTTGGTGTAATATCTGTCTCAGTCATCATGATATCTTATGGTTATATCATTGCTACCATCCTGAAGACAAGCTCTGCTGAAGGCAGGTCCAAGGCCTTCAATACCTGTACTTCTCACCTGACAGCAGTGATCTGTTTTTTTGGATCAGGACTCTTTGTCTATATGCACCCCAGCACTGATGATGCTTTGGACCATGACAAGATGGCATCAGTCTTCTATACAGTGGTGATCCCCATGTTGAATCCTTTGATTTACAGTCTGAGgaacaaggaaatcaaagacgCCTTTAAGAGGTGTAAGAAGA GCTTTTTCCCATTGTCACAGTTAAAGGTCTGGCAGGCTAGTGGTCCTGGTGACTGGAAGTTTCTAGACTATGCATTTAACTTTATTCAATCCTACTGA